In Paramormyrops kingsleyae isolate MSU_618 chromosome 13, PKINGS_0.4, whole genome shotgun sequence, a single window of DNA contains:
- the LOC140578266 gene encoding C-C motif chemokine 3-like, which translates to MKTLPAVLFLVLLCSVQLVCSNSPGLVVTCCVDYYNKRIPLNQIVSFYETSSSCPKRALVFVTKRNRSFCLNPEEAWVSNHVSKLGNRKSTASQQHPQKQLRPSVTAPTSSLTLKD; encoded by the exons ATGAAGACTCTGCCTGCTGTTCTGTTCCTGGTGCTGCTCTGCTCTGTGCAGCTCGTCTGCAGCA ATTCACCAGGTCTTGTTGTTACCTGTTGTGTGGATTATTACAACAAAAGGATCCCACTGAATCAGATTGTCTCCTTCTATGAGACCAGCAGCAGCTGCCCCAAAAGAGCATTAGT GTTTGTTACCAAGAGAAATCGGTCTTTCTGTTTAAATCCAGAGGAGGCCTGGGTCAGTAACCATGTCAGTAAGCTGGGCaacaggaagagcactgccTCACAACAGCATCCACAAAAACAGCTGAGACCATCAGTCACGGCACCAACCTCCAGTCTGACACTGAAGGACTGA